CATCAGACAGCTTAAATTAGAGGTTATTTACTTCCAAACACAACTCATTTCTAGACAACACCGGCTAATTTTGCACGTTCTGGATGAGTGTTATGTTGTCTCCTTTCAGCATGATACGCCCAAGTTGACGCCGGGTCTGTTTCTTTATATTAAATTCTTCTGCCTCGTCCAGCACCAGATTCATGTATTCATCGAAACCGACTGAAAGAAACGATTTAAAGGAATGTTCATTTTCGCGTGCCTGATGTTGACAAACTCAAACAAGGTTATGTGCCAAGACCGCCATCCCGGCTTTCGCGCTTACCAATGTGTCCTTCTATTCGTAGATGCGTGTTTTCGTACAGCCACACTTGCACACGGGATCGATTCTGTAGGTAACGGAAGATAAGGTTGATGGGTTGAACCATCACCTTTTGCACTTTGGAGCCTTTGAACGACATTTTTAGCTATTTTACAAAGCTGAGAAAACACAcaagtttgtttgcttcgtctTGGACGCCGAGATGCGAAATTCTATATTACAAGGCTACACCATCCAACACCATTTGACAGCTGGTGTCACTAACGTCAATTTTCGTTGAAGATGGCGGTCCAGTTTCGTTGTCTCGCCTGTTGTTCTACAATTCTCACTTTCATGAGCACTCTTCTCACTATTTCGTTATTAACGCAATTTCGTCTCACCAACCGACTTATTTTTCAACTAGCGTGcaaaaaacatg
This region of Anopheles marshallii chromosome 2, idAnoMarsDA_429_01, whole genome shotgun sequence genomic DNA includes:
- the LOC128710412 gene encoding probable small nuclear ribonucleoprotein E — protein: MSFKGSKVQKVMVQPINLIFRYLQNRSRVQVWLYENTHLRIEGHIVGFDEYMNLVLDEAEEFNIKKQTRRQLGRIMLKGDNITLIQNVQN